A single genomic interval of Sphingobium sp. EM0848 harbors:
- a CDS encoding glutathione S-transferase family protein produces the protein MTPTITAFEQSPDRGQGLARDMRVRWALEEVGQPYDVRLLSFEAMKEPAHLARHPFGQIPTYEEGDLILFESGAILLHIAQRHPGLLPDDADARARAIGWMFAALNTMEPPIFERTMAIVVESDRAWHAERLPMLEDRIHVRLNQLSVRLGDADWLDGAFSAGDLLMVTVLRRLGSSTLLDAYPNLSAYVARGEARPAYRRAFDAQRAVFMATSASR, from the coding sequence ATGACCCCCACCATCACCGCTTTTGAACAATCCCCGGATCGCGGTCAGGGACTGGCGCGCGACATGCGTGTGCGCTGGGCGCTGGAGGAAGTCGGCCAGCCTTATGATGTGCGCCTCCTCTCGTTCGAGGCGATGAAGGAACCCGCCCATCTTGCGCGGCATCCCTTCGGGCAGATTCCGACCTATGAGGAGGGCGACCTGATCCTGTTCGAGTCAGGCGCGATCCTGCTCCATATCGCGCAGCGGCATCCGGGCCTGTTGCCGGACGATGCCGATGCGCGGGCGCGCGCCATCGGATGGATGTTCGCCGCGCTGAACACGATGGAACCACCGATCTTCGAACGCACGATGGCGATCGTCGTCGAGAGCGACAGGGCATGGCACGCGGAGCGCCTGCCGATGCTGGAGGATCGCATCCATGTCCGGCTGAACCAGCTTTCCGTCCGGCTGGGCGACGCCGACTGGCTCGACGGGGCGTTCAGCGCGGGCGACCTGCTGATGGTGACGGTGCTGCGCCGGCTTGGCAGCTCGACCTTGCTGGATGCCTATCCCAATCTGTCCGCCTATGTCGCCCGGGGCGAGGCACGACCCGCCTATCGGCGTGCCTTCGACGCGCAACGGGCAGTCTTCATGGCCACGTCGGCCAGCAGATAG
- the adh gene encoding aldehyde dehydrogenase — MLQQAMARFAGKTLIRDTYDNFIGGQWVAPVRGAYFDNISPVTGQPVCKVARSTAEDIELALDAAHKVKESWGQRSATERANILNRIAQRMEDNLDLLAMAETIDNGKPIRETTAADIPLAIDHFRYFAACVRAQEGSIAEIDHDTVAYHFHEPLGVVGQIIPWNFPILMAAWKLAPALAAGNCVVLKPAEQTPMSIMVLMDLVGDLIPEGVLNVVNGFGVEAGKPLATNRRISKIAFTGETTTGRLIMQYASENLIPVTLELGGKSPNIFFADVMDADDDYFDKCLEGFAMFALNQGEVCTCPSRALVQESIYEKFIERAVARVQKIVQGSPLDPATMIGAQASNDQLEKILSYIDIGKGEGARVLTGGSRANLGGELADGYYVMPTVLEGHNRMRIFQEEIFGPVLSVTTFKDEADALSIANDTLYGLGAGVWSRNGNTAYRMGRAIQAGRIWTNCYHAYPAHAAFGGYKQSGIGRETHKMMLDHYQQTKNLLVSYSTKALGFF, encoded by the coding sequence ATGTTACAGCAGGCAATGGCGCGGTTCGCGGGCAAGACGCTGATCCGCGACACATATGACAATTTCATCGGCGGCCAGTGGGTGGCGCCGGTCAGAGGGGCGTATTTCGACAATATCTCGCCGGTGACAGGGCAGCCGGTGTGCAAGGTTGCGCGCTCGACCGCCGAGGATATCGAACTGGCGCTCGACGCCGCGCACAAGGTGAAGGAGAGCTGGGGCCAGCGTTCCGCGACCGAACGCGCCAATATCCTCAACCGCATCGCGCAGCGGATGGAGGATAATCTCGACCTGCTCGCCATGGCGGAGACGATCGATAACGGCAAGCCGATCCGCGAGACGACCGCTGCCGACATTCCGCTCGCCATCGACCATTTCCGCTATTTCGCGGCCTGCGTGCGGGCGCAGGAAGGCTCCATTGCCGAGATCGACCATGATACCGTGGCCTATCATTTCCATGAGCCGCTGGGCGTCGTCGGCCAGATCATTCCGTGGAACTTTCCGATCCTGATGGCGGCGTGGAAGCTCGCCCCCGCGTTGGCGGCGGGCAATTGCGTGGTGCTGAAGCCCGCCGAGCAGACGCCCATGTCGATCATGGTGCTGATGGACCTTGTCGGCGATCTGATTCCCGAGGGCGTGCTGAACGTCGTCAACGGCTTTGGTGTGGAGGCGGGCAAGCCGCTCGCCACCAACAGGCGCATCAGCAAGATCGCCTTTACCGGGGAAACGACCACCGGCCGCCTCATCATGCAATATGCGAGCGAGAATCTGATCCCGGTGACGCTGGAACTGGGCGGCAAGTCGCCCAACATCTTCTTTGCCGATGTGATGGACGCGGACGACGATTATTTCGACAAATGCCTGGAAGGCTTTGCGATGTTCGCGCTCAATCAGGGCGAGGTCTGCACCTGCCCGAGCCGCGCGCTGGTGCAGGAGAGCATCTATGAGAAGTTCATCGAGCGCGCCGTCGCCCGCGTGCAGAAGATCGTGCAGGGCAGTCCGCTGGACCCCGCGACGATGATCGGTGCGCAGGCGTCGAACGACCAGCTGGAAAAGATTCTCAGCTACATCGACATCGGCAAGGGCGAGGGCGCCAGGGTTCTGACCGGCGGCAGCCGCGCAAATCTCGGCGGCGAACTGGCGGATGGTTACTATGTCATGCCGACCGTGCTGGAAGGGCATAACAGGATGCGCATCTTCCAGGAGGAAATCTTCGGCCCGGTGCTGTCGGTCACGACCTTCAAGGATGAGGCGGACGCGCTCAGCATCGCCAATGACACGCTTTACGGTCTGGGCGCGGGCGTGTGGAGCCGCAACGGCAACACCGCCTATCGCATGGGCCGCGCCATTCAGGCCGGGCGCATCTGGACGAACTGCTACCATGCCTATCCGGCCCACGCAGCCTTTGGCGGCTACAAGCAGTCGGGCATCGGCCGCGAAACCCACAAGATGATGCTGGACCATTATCAGCAGACCAAGAATCTGCTCGTCAGCTATTCGACGAAAGCTCTGGGTTTCTTCTGA
- a CDS encoding AAA family ATPase — protein sequence MNAVVAQIGDLAEAGEKMVERLRRKAFLPESRKELNVRFGIAEAAQLLGCSTNRIRMAEEDGRLPPAPPTENGRRPGYTVEELLNMRQVLGASPERAGLDVPAIIAVQNFKGGVGKSTVTTHLAHYFAVQGYRVLVVDCDSQATTTTLFGFNPHFNIQREETLYPYLSIDPTQVDLLYAVKHTAWPNVDLIPSNLELFDVEYELAAAGSDGGSVLAARFRKLKQGLMDLARHYDVVLLDPPPALGTISLAVMQAANALLVPLAATTPDFCSTVQFLSMMDQVISQLQQAGIEVDYQFVRLLCSKFDSNDPSHSMVRAIMEQSFGPALLPVPILDSAEISHAAMRMMTVYELEKPIGTPRTHKRCRANLDEALGQIEALVRQGWGRVAPAREEDIVNAA from the coding sequence ATGAACGCAGTGGTAGCCCAGATTGGCGATCTGGCGGAGGCCGGCGAAAAGATGGTCGAACGCCTGCGGCGCAAGGCTTTTCTGCCGGAAAGCCGCAAGGAACTCAACGTCCGCTTCGGCATTGCCGAGGCGGCGCAACTCCTTGGTTGCTCGACGAATCGGATTCGCATGGCGGAGGAGGATGGCCGCTTGCCCCCCGCCCCGCCGACCGAAAATGGGCGCCGCCCCGGCTATACGGTGGAAGAGCTGCTAAACATGCGGCAGGTGCTGGGCGCCTCGCCCGAACGCGCCGGGCTGGACGTGCCCGCAATCATCGCGGTGCAGAATTTCAAGGGCGGCGTCGGCAAATCGACCGTCACCACTCATCTTGCCCATTATTTTGCGGTCCAGGGTTATCGCGTGCTGGTGGTCGACTGCGACTCTCAGGCTACCACCACCACGCTGTTCGGTTTCAACCCGCATTTCAACATCCAGCGGGAAGAGACGCTCTACCCCTATCTCTCGATCGACCCGACGCAGGTCGACCTGCTCTATGCAGTCAAGCATACCGCCTGGCCCAATGTCGACCTGATCCCGTCCAACCTCGAACTGTTCGACGTCGAATATGAGCTGGCGGCGGCGGGCAGCGACGGCGGTTCGGTGCTGGCGGCGCGCTTCCGCAAGCTGAAGCAGGGTCTCATGGACCTTGCCCGTCACTATGATGTGGTGCTGCTTGACCCGCCGCCAGCGCTCGGCACGATCAGCCTTGCGGTGATGCAGGCGGCGAACGCGCTGCTGGTGCCGCTGGCCGCGACCACGCCCGACTTCTGCTCGACCGTCCAGTTCCTCTCGATGATGGATCAGGTGATCAGCCAGTTGCAGCAGGCGGGGATCGAGGTCGATTATCAGTTCGTCCGCCTCCTCTGCTCGAAATTCGACAGCAACGATCCCAGCCATTCGATGGTCCGCGCGATCATGGAGCAGAGCTTCGGCCCGGCCCTTCTGCCCGTGCCGATACTCGACAGTGCGGAAATCAGCCATGCCGCGATGCGCATGATGACGGTCTACGAACTGGAAAAGCCGATCGGCACGCCGCGCACCCACAAGCGTTGCCGCGCCAATCTGGATGAAGCGCTGGGGCAGATCGAGGCGCTGGTCCGTCAGGGATGGGGCCGCGTCGCGCCCGCGCGGGAGGAGGATATTGTCAATGCGGCATAA
- a CDS encoding NahK/ErcS family hybrid sensor histidine kinase/response regulator: protein MSGTELSSAELGRLREENRKLRKINAALIDRVERSSDMAGNAFSMFETAISLEAMVRERTMQLEDALAKLADANAEMAAAHALADAAQMRLRDAIDSINEGFVLFDAEDRLVLFNEAYLGFWPEIADHIHEGMSFDEIAKLAAAHHRPVGQDRWVSDRLARHSVAEGGHVQALADGRWVQINELRTSEGGIVGIYTDITEVKAEDARDRARELAERNIVLQATLDTLSEGVCLFDAEGRVAAWNEALQRLLELPEDWAQEWGTHRALVGWCRERLGMDDGGCLDWGADHGRLVQAGGRRFEIRSNAMTRGGQVIGFTDVTDMLRAQAALRETAETLERRVAERTSELEAEVAERREIEAQLLDAKTAAEKANLSKTSFLAAASHDLLQPLNAARLFVAALGDRRLALPTRALVNQTSTALDSVEDLLEALLEISRLDAGAIQPEIGDFRVDRLLDTLRTEFAPMARSAGLVLTVDAEPVWVRSDIRLLRRILQNFLSNALRYTQRGSVRVTCAPGREAIRLSVTDSGPGIAPDKQQLIFEEFRRLDSRTAGKGLGLAIVRRASDMLRHEVTLESVPGQGATFSITVPPGEAVVEEGEGAGAPRSDRSMRGLTVLVVDNERAIQTGMSTLLGGWGCAVTAAGGFGEAVAAFAEGQAPDVILVDYHLNDGETGDEVIDRLHRHFGRAVPSVMISADRGEALKAKLDVRGIPLLNKPVKPAQLRALLRTMLK from the coding sequence ATGAGCGGCACCGAACTCTCTTCCGCCGAACTCGGGCGGCTGCGGGAGGAAAACCGCAAGCTCAGGAAGATCAACGCGGCCCTGATCGACCGGGTCGAACGGTCGAGCGATATGGCGGGCAACGCCTTTTCGATGTTCGAGACGGCGATCTCGCTGGAAGCCATGGTGCGCGAACGGACCATGCAGCTGGAAGATGCGCTGGCGAAGCTGGCGGATGCCAATGCGGAGATGGCGGCGGCCCATGCCCTGGCGGATGCGGCGCAGATGCGGTTGCGCGACGCGATCGATTCGATCAACGAAGGCTTCGTCCTGTTCGACGCGGAGGACCGGCTGGTCCTGTTCAATGAGGCCTATCTCGGCTTCTGGCCGGAAATCGCGGACCATATCCATGAGGGCATGAGCTTCGATGAGATCGCCAAGCTGGCGGCGGCACATCATCGCCCGGTCGGGCAGGACCGCTGGGTGTCGGATCGCCTTGCCCGTCACAGCGTGGCCGAAGGAGGACATGTTCAGGCGCTCGCCGATGGGCGCTGGGTACAGATCAACGAACTGCGCACCAGCGAGGGCGGCATTGTCGGCATCTACACCGACATCACGGAGGTAAAGGCGGAAGATGCCCGTGACCGGGCGCGGGAACTGGCCGAACGCAATATCGTGTTGCAGGCGACGCTGGACACTCTTTCCGAAGGGGTCTGCCTGTTCGACGCGGAGGGACGGGTGGCGGCGTGGAACGAAGCGCTGCAACGGCTGCTCGAACTGCCGGAGGACTGGGCGCAGGAATGGGGCACGCATCGGGCGCTGGTCGGCTGGTGCCGCGAGCGGCTGGGGATGGACGATGGCGGCTGCCTTGACTGGGGCGCGGATCACGGAAGGCTGGTGCAGGCGGGTGGGCGACGTTTCGAAATCCGCAGCAATGCCATGACGCGCGGCGGTCAGGTGATCGGCTTTACCGACGTTACCGACATGCTGCGCGCCCAGGCGGCGTTGCGCGAGACGGCGGAGACGCTGGAACGGCGCGTGGCCGAGCGCACCAGCGAACTGGAGGCGGAGGTCGCGGAACGGCGCGAGATCGAGGCGCAGTTGCTCGACGCGAAAACGGCGGCGGAAAAGGCGAACCTGTCCAAGACCAGCTTCCTCGCGGCGGCGAGCCACGACCTGCTGCAACCGCTGAACGCGGCGCGGCTGTTCGTCGCGGCGCTGGGCGACCGGCGGCTGGCGCTGCCGACCCGGGCGCTGGTCAACCAGACCTCGACCGCGCTGGATTCGGTCGAGGATCTGCTGGAGGCGTTGTTGGAGATCAGCCGGCTCGACGCGGGGGCGATCCAGCCGGAGATCGGGGATTTCCGGGTTGACCGGCTGCTGGATACGCTGCGCACGGAATTTGCCCCGATGGCGCGCTCCGCCGGGCTGGTCCTGACTGTGGACGCAGAGCCGGTCTGGGTCCGCTCCGATATTCGCCTGCTGCGCCGCATCCTGCAAAATTTCCTGTCCAACGCCTTGCGCTATACCCAGCGCGGATCGGTGCGCGTGACCTGCGCGCCGGGGCGTGAGGCTATTCGCCTCAGCGTCACCGACAGCGGCCCCGGCATAGCGCCCGACAAGCAGCAACTGATCTTCGAGGAGTTCCGCCGCCTCGACAGCCGCACGGCAGGCAAGGGGCTCGGCCTCGCCATCGTGCGGCGGGCGAGTGACATGCTGCGCCATGAGGTGACGCTGGAATCGGTGCCGGGGCAGGGCGCGACCTTTTCCATTACCGTGCCGCCGGGCGAGGCGGTGGTGGAGGAAGGGGAGGGGGCCGGGGCCCCCCGCAGCGACCGGTCGATGCGCGGCCTCACCGTGCTGGTGGTCGATAATGAGCGGGCGATCCAGACCGGCATGAGCACGCTGCTGGGCGGCTGGGGCTGCGCGGTGACGGCGGCGGGCGGCTTTGGCGAGGCGGTGGCGGCCTTCGCGGAAGGACAGGCGCCGGACGTCATCCTGGTCGATTATCATCTGAATGATGGGGAAACGGGCGATGAGGTGATCGACCGGCTGCACCGCCATTTCGGGCGGGCGGTGCCGTCCGTCATGATCTCCGCCGACCGGGGGGAGGCCTTGAAGGCCAAGCTGGACGTGCGGGGAATTCCGTTGCTGAACAAGCCGGTGAAGCCCGCGCAACTGCGCGCGTTGCTGCGCACCATGTTGAAGTAG
- the fghA gene encoding S-formylglutathione hydrolase produces the protein MQTVSTNRAFGGTQGVYKHASTATGTEMTFSVFVPDHAEGATLPVIWYLSGLTCSHANVTEKGEYRRLCAELGLIFVAPDTSPRGPDLQGGAVADDADGAYDFGLGAGFYVDATEAPFAPHYRMWSYVTEELPALVAAHFPADMDRQSIMGHSMGGHGALTIGLRHAERFRAVSAFAPIVAPVQVPWGQKALSGYLGDDGSAWRRHDAVALIEDGARVPDLLVDQGGADPFLEQQLRPELLDAACKAAGQELMLRIQPGYDHSYYFISTFMEDHLRWHAKRLG, from the coding sequence ATGCAGACGGTTTCGACCAACCGGGCGTTCGGCGGCACGCAGGGCGTCTACAAACATGCGTCGACCGCGACGGGGACGGAGATGACCTTCTCCGTCTTCGTGCCGGATCATGCGGAGGGCGCGACGCTGCCTGTGATCTGGTATCTGTCCGGCCTCACCTGCAGCCACGCCAATGTCACGGAAAAGGGCGAATATCGCCGCCTTTGCGCGGAGCTGGGGCTGATCTTCGTCGCGCCCGACACATCGCCGCGCGGCCCGGACCTTCAGGGCGGTGCCGTGGCCGACGATGCTGACGGCGCCTATGATTTCGGGCTGGGCGCGGGCTTCTATGTCGATGCGACGGAAGCGCCTTTTGCACCCCATTACCGCATGTGGTCCTATGTGACGGAGGAGCTGCCCGCGCTGGTCGCGGCGCATTTTCCTGCCGACATGGATCGCCAGTCGATCATGGGCCACAGCATGGGCGGCCATGGCGCACTGACCATCGGGCTCAGGCATGCGGAGCGGTTCAGGGCGGTGTCCGCCTTCGCCCCGATCGTCGCGCCGGTTCAGGTCCCCTGGGGCCAGAAGGCGCTTTCAGGCTATCTGGGCGACGACGGATCGGCATGGCGCAGGCATGACGCTGTGGCGCTGATTGAGGATGGCGCCCGCGTCCCCGACCTGCTGGTGGATCAGGGCGGGGCCGACCCGTTCCTTGAACAGCAGCTTCGACCGGAATTGCTGGACGCCGCCTGCAAGGCCGCGGGCCAGGAGCTGATGCTGCGGATTCAGCCGGGCTATGACCACAGCTATTATTTCATCTCCACCTTCATGGAGGATCATCTGCGCTGGCATGCCAAGCGGCTGGGGTGA
- the katG gene encoding catalase/peroxidase HPI — protein sequence MDAKTSDPQGCPMKEPAALRSLLGRTNRDWWPNQLSLDILQQNGLSGNPLGDDFDYATAFKSIDYDALKKDLTALMTDSQPWWPADYGHYGPFFIRMAWHSAGTYRTGDGRGGASFGTQRFAPLNSWPDNANLDKARRLLWPVKQKYGAKLSWADLMILAGNVAIESMGGPVFGFGGGRADVFEPEKDVYWGTEELWVNQPGNQTRIQPDKGMELERPLAAIQMGLIYVNPEGPGGNPDPLQSARDIRETFLRMGMNDEETVALTAGGHTFGKAHGAGDASKVGREPEGAEIALQGLGWQSSFQSGVGDDTITSGIEGAWTPTPRTWDHSFFHMLLDYEYELVKSPAGAQQWQPVDQKPQDMAPAAHSPDKRVPTMMTTADMAFKMDPEYRKISERFRNDPAAFEDAFARAWFKLCHRDMGPKARYLGPEVPAEDLIWQDPIPAVDHPLVDAADIASLKQKLLASGLSVADLVQTAWASASTYRGSDHRGGANGGRIRLAPQKDWDVNQPDQLSRVLGALEKIKAEFDGAGAKKISLADLIVLAGSAAIEKAAKDGGRSIEVPFTPGRTDASQEQTDLQNFEVMEPKVDGFRNYAPVPYNVPTEELLIDRAQLLGLSAPEMTVLVGGLRVLGANHGGSKHGVFTDRPGALSNDWFVNLLDMGTAWKETGKDEFTGSDRGTDQPKWTGTRVDLVFGSNSQLRALSEVYAAADAGDKFVKDFVAAWTKVMNADRFDLTA from the coding sequence ATGGACGCAAAGACTAGTGATCCGCAGGGTTGTCCGATGAAGGAACCAGCGGCGCTCCGCTCCCTGCTGGGGCGGACGAACCGCGACTGGTGGCCCAATCAGCTTTCGCTTGATATTCTTCAGCAGAACGGCCTGTCCGGCAATCCGCTGGGCGACGATTTCGACTATGCGACGGCGTTCAAGTCGATCGACTATGACGCGCTCAAGAAAGACCTGACCGCGCTGATGACCGACAGCCAGCCCTGGTGGCCGGCGGACTATGGGCATTACGGCCCCTTCTTCATCCGCATGGCCTGGCATTCGGCGGGCACCTATCGCACCGGCGATGGACGCGGCGGCGCGTCCTTCGGCACGCAGCGCTTCGCCCCACTCAACAGCTGGCCGGACAACGCCAATCTGGACAAGGCGCGCCGGCTGCTCTGGCCGGTCAAGCAGAAATATGGGGCGAAGCTCAGCTGGGCGGACCTGATGATCCTGGCTGGCAATGTCGCCATCGAATCCATGGGCGGGCCGGTGTTCGGCTTTGGCGGTGGCCGCGCCGACGTGTTCGAACCGGAAAAGGATGTTTACTGGGGCACGGAGGAGCTTTGGGTCAATCAACCCGGCAACCAGACCCGCATCCAGCCCGACAAGGGCATGGAACTGGAACGCCCGCTGGCGGCGATCCAGATGGGTCTGATCTACGTCAATCCGGAAGGTCCCGGCGGCAATCCCGATCCGCTGCAATCGGCGCGCGACATTCGCGAAACCTTCCTGCGCATGGGCATGAATGACGAGGAAACCGTCGCGCTGACCGCCGGCGGCCACACCTTCGGCAAGGCGCATGGCGCGGGCGACGCGTCCAAGGTCGGACGGGAGCCGGAGGGTGCGGAGATCGCGCTGCAGGGTCTGGGCTGGCAAAGCAGCTTCCAGAGCGGCGTGGGCGATGACACCATCACCAGCGGCATCGAAGGCGCGTGGACGCCGACGCCCCGGACCTGGGACCACAGCTTCTTCCACATGCTGCTCGATTATGAATATGAGCTGGTGAAGAGCCCGGCGGGCGCCCAGCAATGGCAGCCCGTGGACCAGAAGCCGCAGGATATGGCACCCGCCGCGCACAGCCCCGACAAGCGCGTGCCGACGATGATGACCACTGCCGACATGGCGTTCAAGATGGACCCGGAATATCGGAAGATCTCCGAGCGCTTCCGCAATGATCCGGCCGCGTTCGAGGATGCCTTCGCCCGCGCCTGGTTCAAGCTGTGCCATCGCGACATGGGGCCCAAGGCCCGCTATCTCGGCCCCGAAGTCCCGGCCGAGGACCTGATCTGGCAGGACCCGATCCCGGCGGTCGACCATCCTCTGGTGGATGCGGCGGACATCGCTTCGCTCAAGCAGAAGCTGTTGGCTTCTGGCCTCAGCGTTGCGGATCTGGTGCAGACGGCCTGGGCCTCGGCCTCGACCTATCGCGGGTCGGACCATCGCGGCGGCGCCAATGGCGGGCGCATCCGCCTGGCCCCGCAAAAGGACTGGGACGTGAACCAGCCCGATCAGCTTTCCCGCGTGCTGGGCGCGCTGGAGAAGATCAAGGCCGAGTTTGATGGCGCCGGGGCGAAGAAGATCTCGCTGGCCGACCTCATCGTGCTGGCCGGATCGGCGGCGATCGAAAAGGCGGCGAAGGATGGCGGGCGCAGCATCGAGGTGCCCTTCACCCCCGGCCGCACCGACGCCTCGCAGGAGCAGACCGACCTCCAGAATTTCGAGGTGATGGAGCCCAAGGTCGATGGTTTCCGCAACTATGCGCCGGTGCCCTATAATGTCCCGACCGAGGAACTGCTGATCGACCGCGCCCAGCTGCTGGGGCTGAGCGCGCCGGAAATGACGGTTCTGGTGGGCGGCCTGCGCGTGCTGGGCGCCAATCATGGCGGGTCGAAACATGGCGTCTTCACCGACAGGCCGGGGGCGCTGAGCAACGACTGGTTCGTCAACCTGCTCGACATGGGCACGGCGTGGAAGGAAACCGGCAAGGACGAGTTCACCGGATCGGACCGCGGGACTGACCAGCCCAAATGGACCGGCACGCGCGTCGACCTGGTGTTCGGGTCCAACTCGCAACTGCGGGCCCTGTCGGAAGTCTATGCCGCCGCCGACGCGGGCGACAAGTTCGTGAAGGACTTCGTCGCGGCCTGGACCAAGGTGATGAACGCCGACCGTTTCGACCTGACGGCCTGA
- a CDS encoding FIST N-terminal domain-containing protein, with protein sequence MTVLASQIAFASSHAGDPARAMADIADQLGDEPLAGMLLFCSHRFDREALARAVNRRTEGVVAIGCTSSGELTENGYDEDSLSVIGFPASAFHMTSLCFDDIENFDPAAARQAVRSLAAQADRDSRHLGERVNHVALFLVDGLSHREELLTMTIQDGLGDIALIGGSSGDGMAFRETAIFDGGRFHAHAAVVAILSTPRPLHVFKAQHYRPSAAKMVVTGAIPQDRIVTEINAEPAAQEYLRLAGHAGEALGVAFYAAHPLMVRAGGDYHVRSIQSANADGSLTFYCAIDEGIVMTVGEPVDPIARMEALFADIAEEVGLVDRIIAFDCVLNRIDAEQRQIGRAVSELYGRHRVIGFNTYGEQYHALHVNQTFSGLAIGR encoded by the coding sequence ATGACGGTGCTGGCATCGCAGATCGCTTTTGCGTCGAGCCATGCGGGCGATCCGGCCAGGGCAATGGCGGACATAGCCGACCAGTTGGGTGACGAACCGCTTGCCGGGATGCTGCTCTTCTGCTCGCATCGCTTCGATCGGGAAGCGCTGGCGCGGGCCGTCAACCGCAGGACGGAAGGCGTCGTCGCGATCGGCTGCACCAGTTCGGGCGAACTCACCGAAAATGGCTATGATGAGGATAGTCTGAGCGTCATCGGCTTTCCCGCCTCCGCCTTCCACATGACCTCGCTCTGCTTCGACGATATCGAGAATTTCGACCCCGCCGCGGCCCGTCAGGCCGTCCGCAGTCTCGCCGCCCAGGCCGATCGCGACAGCCGCCATCTGGGGGAGAGGGTCAATCATGTCGCGCTGTTTCTGGTCGATGGCCTCTCGCACCGGGAGGAGTTGCTGACCATGACCATTCAGGATGGGCTGGGCGACATCGCGCTGATCGGCGGATCGTCGGGCGACGGCATGGCCTTTCGCGAAACAGCGATCTTCGATGGTGGCCGCTTCCATGCCCATGCTGCCGTGGTTGCGATCCTGTCGACGCCGCGCCCGCTCCATGTGTTCAAGGCGCAGCATTACCGGCCGAGCGCGGCGAAGATGGTCGTCACCGGCGCCATTCCGCAGGACCGCATCGTGACAGAGATCAATGCGGAACCCGCCGCGCAGGAATATCTGCGCCTGGCGGGCCATGCCGGCGAGGCGCTGGGCGTGGCCTTCTATGCCGCCCATCCGCTGATGGTGCGCGCGGGTGGGGATTATCATGTGCGCTCGATCCAGAGTGCGAATGCCGATGGCAGCCTGACCTTCTACTGCGCCATCGATGAGGGGATCGTGATGACCGTGGGCGAGCCGGTGGACCCGATTGCGCGCATGGAGGCGCTGTTTGCGGATATTGCGGAGGAGGTCGGGCTGGTGGACCGGATCATCGCCTTCGATTGCGTGCTGAACCGGATCGACGCCGAGCAGCGGCAGATCGGCCGGGCCGTGTCGGAGCTATATGGCCGCCATCGGGTGATCGGCTTCAACACCTATGGCGAGCAATATCATGCGCTGCATGTGAACCAGACCTTCAGCGGTCTTGCCATCGGAAGATGA
- a CDS encoding aminoacyl-tRNA deacylase, with protein sequence MAISPKLRSYMDRCGTRFDEVMHAPAAEMARVAQAAHIPGRQVAKAVLVQAGDQYMLAVLPSSKHVSFNFLQQWLARDVSLAEEHTTAALFPDCELGAIPPVGAAYGLKTIIDDDMMSDDDVWFEGGDHNTLIHMNAANWRRLQKGAGHFAFAI encoded by the coding sequence ATGGCGATTTCCCCGAAATTACGCAGCTATATGGATCGCTGCGGTACAAGATTCGACGAGGTGATGCATGCACCCGCCGCCGAAATGGCGCGGGTGGCGCAGGCCGCCCATATTCCGGGGCGGCAGGTGGCAAAGGCGGTGCTGGTCCAGGCGGGCGACCAATATATGCTGGCCGTGCTGCCTTCGTCCAAGCATGTCAGCTTCAACTTCCTGCAACAATGGCTGGCGCGCGACGTGTCGCTGGCGGAGGAACACACGACCGCCGCGCTCTTCCCCGATTGCGAGCTGGGCGCGATTCCACCGGTCGGCGCGGCCTATGGCCTCAAGACCATCATCGACGACGACATGATGAGCGACGACGATGTCTGGTTCGAGGGCGGCGACCACAACACGCTGATCCACATGAACGCCGCCAATTGGCGCCGCCTGCAAAAGGGCGCGGGCCATTTCGCCTTCGCGATCTAG
- a CDS encoding DUF779 domain-containing protein: MADIPPRILATPEAQALIASLTARHGPLMFHQSGGCCDGSAPMCFPRGVFRTGGQDVLLGHIAGDVPVWIGAAQFEYWRHTQITIDVVPGRGAGMSLESPEGMRFIVRSRVFTDGENAALEAAGEPLRGG; this comes from the coding sequence ATGGCTGACATTCCACCCCGCATCCTCGCCACGCCGGAGGCGCAAGCGCTGATCGCCAGTCTCACCGCGCGCCACGGTCCACTGATGTTCCACCAGTCGGGCGGTTGTTGCGATGGCTCCGCGCCCATGTGTTTCCCTCGAGGGGTGTTCAGGACTGGCGGGCAGGATGTGCTGCTCGGTCACATAGCGGGCGATGTGCCGGTTTGGATCGGCGCAGCGCAATTCGAATATTGGCGGCATACACAGATCACCATCGATGTCGTGCCGGGGCGCGGTGCGGGCATGTCGCTGGAAAGTCCGGAGGGGATGCGCTTCATCGTGCGCTCCCGCGTCTTTACCGATGGGGAGAATGCCGCGCTGGAGGCGGCGGGCGAGCCTTTGCGTGGGGGATAG